A stretch of Aspergillus nidulans FGSC A4 chromosome VI DNA encodes these proteins:
- a CDS encoding UDP-N-acetylglucosamine diphosphorylase (transcript_id=CADANIAT00009520), translated as MAAAIKSLVDKFQGHSEPALRQPSAEEVRELKQKYEQAGQSQVFAFYDQLSQKEQAQLFHQLSAFDPARINELADRALNPPKSETGPISLEPLPEVATASILDSDPKDIQSYYNEGIKLVADNQVAVVLLAGGQGTRLGSSQPKGCFDIGLPSHKSLFQLQAERIGKLQLLAKKTSGKDAVIPWYVMTSGPTRKPTEEFFQQHNYFGLDKSNVFIFEQGVLPCISNEGKIMLESKSKVAVAPDGNGGIYQALLAAGVREDMRKRGIKHIHAYCVDNCLVKVADPVFIGFAASKKVDLATKVVRKRNATESVGLILQKNGKPDVVEYSEIDKETAEAKDSKNPDLLKFRAANIVNHYYSFDFFNSIETWVHKLPHHIARKKIPSVNIESGEVVKPEKPNGIKLEQFIFDVFPMLPLEKFASIEVRREDEFSPLKNARGTGEDDPDTSKRDIMNQGQRWIESAGGVVVTEGDAVGVEVSPLISYGGEGLEFLKGRELKAPAVIEKEE; from the exons ATGGCAGCCGCTATCAAGAGCCTTGTGGACAAGTTTCAGGGTCACTCCGAACCCGCCCTCCGTCAACCCTCGGCTGAGGAGGTCCGAGAGCTGAAACAGAAGTATGAGCAAGCGGGACAGTCACAAGTGTTTGCGTTCTACGATCAACTGAGCCAGAAGGAGCAAGCCCAGCTGTTCCATCAGCTGTCCGCCTTTGACCCCGCTCGCATCAACGAACTCGCAGACAGGGCTTTGAACCCCCCCAAATCCGAGACTGGACCAATCTCGCTCGAACCTCTGCCGGAAGTCGCTACCGCCTCAATTCTAGACTCCGATCCGAAAGACATCCAGAGCTACTACAATGAGGGTATCAAGCTCGTGGCGGATAATCAGGTTGCCGTGGTTCTGCTGGCGGGTGGACAGGGCACTCGGCTGGGAAGCTCGCAACCGAAGGGTTGTTTTGACATTGGTCTCCCAAGTCACAAGTctcttttccagcttcaagccgAGCGTATCGGTAAACTTCAGCTTCTTGCAAAGAAAACTTCGGGCAAGGACGCAGTGATCCCTTGGTATGTGATGACGAGTGGGCCTACACGCAAGCCCACGGAGGAGTTTTTCCAACAGCACAACTACTTTGGGTTGGACAAGAGCAACGTCTTTATCTTCGAGCAGGGCGTCTTGCCTTGCATCTCAAATGAAGGTAAAATTATGCTGGAAAGCAAATCCAAG GTGGCCGTTGCTCCCGATGGTAATGGAGGAATATACCAAGCTTTGCTCGCGGCCGGTGTGAGGGAGGACATGCGAAAGCGTGGAATCAAGCATATCCACGCTTATTGTGTCGATAATTGCTTGGTCAAGGTTGCGGATCCCGTTTTTATCGGTTTCGCCGCCTCCAAGAAGGTTGATCTTGCCACAAAGGTGGTGCGGAAACGCAACGCTACCGAGTCGGTCGGCCTGATTCTTCAGAAGAATGGCAAGCCAGACGTGGTCGAATACTCCGAAATTGACAAGGAAACAGCAGAGGCCAAGGATTCCAAGAACCCTGACCTTCTTAAGTTCCGTGCTGCAAATATTGTCAACCACTACTACTCCTTTGActtcttcaactccatcGAGACCTGGGTTCACAAGCTGCCGCACCACATCGCTCGAAAGAAGATACCTAGTGTTAACATCGAGAGCGGCGAGGTTGTCAAGCCCGAGAAGCCGAATGGTATCAAGCTGGAACAGTTCATCTTCGATGTTTTCCCCATGCTTCCCCTTGAGAAGTTTGCCAGCATTGAGGTACGTCGAGAAGACGAGTTCTCACCTCTAAAGAACGCTCGAGGCACTGGGGAGGACGACCCAGACACCAGCAAGCGAGACATCATGAACCAGGGTCAGCGATGGATTGAGAGTGCTGGTGGGGTTGTTGTCACTGAGGGAGATGCCGTGGGTGTTGAAGTATCTCCTTTGATCAGTTAT GGTGGAGAGGGACTCGAGTTCCTCAAAGGCCGCGAACTCAAAGCGCCCGCCGTAATTGAAAAGGAGGAGTAA
- the gisB gene encoding putative zinc knuckle nucleic acid binding protein (transcript_id=CADANIAT00009521) — protein MMLSRRACYKCGNIGHYAEVCSSSERLCYNCKQPGHESSSCPRPRTTETKQCYNCQGLGHVQADCPTLRLNGANGRCYNCSQPGHLARNCPAPASGAPRGTGAPRGGFGGGFRGGYGGYPRAATCYKCGGPNHFARDCQAQAMKCYACGKLGHISRDCTAPNGGPLSSAGKVCYKCSQAGHISRDCPNNEATTESAIPAAATAPVAAPVAAAAAAVETDAGPVAAAAPTTAVA, from the exons ATGATGCTCTCTCGACGTGCCTGCTACAAGTGTGGCAACATTGGCCATTACGCTG AGgtctgctcttcttctgagcGTCTCTGCTACAACT GCAAGCAGCCTG GACACGAATCCAGCAGCTGCCCGCGCCCTCGTACTACCGAGA CTAAGCAATGCTACAACTGCCAAGGCCTAGGCCACGTTCAAGCGGATTGTCCCACGTTGCGCCTCAACGGCGCCAACGGTCGTTGCTACAACTGCAGCCAGCCCGGCCACCTTGCT CGTAACTGCCCGGCTCCTGCATCTGGTGCTCCTCGAGGCACTGGCGCTCCCCGTGGAGGATTTGGTGGCGGTTTCCGCGGTGGATATGGCGGCTACCCTCGCGCTGCCACTTGCTACAAATGCGGTGGCCCGAATCACTTTGCCCGTGACTGTCAGGCCCAGGCTATGAAGTGCTACGCCTGCGGAAAGCTT GGTCACATCTCCCGCGACTGCACGGCTCCCAACGGTGGTCCCTTGAGCTCAGCTGGCAAGGTCTGCTACAAGTGTTCCCAGGCTGGTCATATCTCTCGGGACTGCCCTAACAATGAGGCCACTACTGAGTCGGCTATCCCTGCCGCCGCCACTGCTCCTGTAGCTGCTCCtgtagctgctgctgctgctgctgtcgagaCTGATGCTGGTCCTGTTGCGGCTGCAGCTCCTACCACCGCCGTCGCGTAG